In one window of Onychomys torridus chromosome 7, mOncTor1.1, whole genome shotgun sequence DNA:
- the Cd3d gene encoding T-cell surface glycoprotein CD3 delta chain, whose protein sequence is MEHSGILAGLMLAAFFPQGSSFKISVTEYEDQVFVSCNTSITHLEGSAEAWLSKNKTLNLGKGILDPRGIYKCNGTELLSKEVSTIQVYYRMCQNCVELDSATVAGIIITDLIATLLLALGVYCFAGHETGRLSGVSDIQALLKNEQLYQPLRDRDDAQYSRLGGNWPRNK, encoded by the exons ATGGAACATAGTGGGATTCTGGCTGGTCTGATGCTGGCTGCTTTTTTCCCTCAAG GGAGCTCCTTCAAGATATCAGTGACTGAATATGAGGACCAAGTCTTTGTGAGTTGCAATACCAGCATCACGCATCTAGAGGGATCGGCGGAAGCATggctttcaaaaaataaaacactgaacttGGGAAAAGGCATCCTGGACCCACGAGGGATATATAAGTGTAATGGGACAGAGTTGCTGTCGAAGGAAGTGTCTACCATACAAGTATATTACCGAA tGTGCCAGAACTGTGTGGAGCTGGACTCAGCCACTGTGGCTGGCATCATCATCACTGACCTCATTGCCACTCTGCTCCTGGCTTTGGGAGTCTACTGCTTTGCAGGACATGAGACTGGAAGGCTCTCTGGGG tttctgacaTTCAAGCCCTGTTGAAGAATGAACAGCTGTATCAG CCTCTCCGAGATCGTGACGATGCCCAGTACAGTCGTCTTGGAGGGAACTGGCCCCGGAACAAATGA